The window CTTGTACCTGTAACAAATCATGAAGTTTGAGACCATTATTCTGATACTATTTAGTGATGTGAACCACCATCCGtacgaaacgctaagcacttagcgaaacgctaggcacttagcgaaacgataagcacttagcgaaacgctaagcacttagcgaaacgctaagcacttagcgaaacgttaagcacttagcgaaacttCCCTGAAACAGAAATATGAACcagaaatatgaaccaatatgatatGAACGAACCAAATAATAACTATGAAacattataaatcaaataagaaCAGAAGGGTTTGAGAATATCATGGAAACATCCTTAGAATCGACACCTTAAATCATCCTTCACctgacctgcatgcaaaataggtttagggttagggtttgaaagaaatgaagatagtgtaaatcgatttaggtttagggtttgaaagaaatgaagatcgtgcaaatcgatttaggttagacCGCCGCCCCGCCGCCTCTGCCTCCGTCGCcgccgccgtgaaagagagagcaagagaagagagagaaagaaaatgaaaaaaatgaaaaaattaaagtatttatactaaacctaattcacttagcgaaacgctaagtcccttagcgtttcgctacaagggtaatttcgtcaaaaaaaaataaaaataccacgaacgcaatttaattagtaaattaccaccagatcaaataacctcgtctttgaggttatttaatcaaatttcccattTTATTCTAATCTCCaagaatctttttcaatattacAATCTATTTCAAATGAATCACAAATGATTTTAGGGTTGTCTGCATCCCATATATTCCAATCTATTTCAATAATTttggtaattattttttaattcgtGTTTGACTAGTTATTGTaacaaataatttctttatagcaaaatatatatgtttttttatttgagtttttttcttataaataatttttagaatttattatcTCCAAATAAAAGCCTTTCGCATGTatcttaaaatgattttttgtaTGAGacaaagataaattttattaccGTTCAGAATTATAGGTAGAGATTTTTTCTGTTTGTTTGTCTTGCTCTTATTCTTTActaatttttattgaattcaaataagtttgttaattttttagttaTCCTGGAAATACATGATTGACGAATAGCTCAATTAAAATTCCGATCTttgcaaatttatattatttaatataactttatttagcttatttgattatttaaatgttattttttattatttacaaagtAATGTTGTATAtgtaatttgaataataagaattattttttataaataaattattgataatatgtaataaatcacaaaattcatatgaaataataatttaaatttagataaaatttatattaaataaattaaaaattttaatgtctatattaatatatatatatatataataaattaaatcatcGCGATTTGCACAAAGACCTTTTAccgaattatataaataatatagcttgttttttaaatttatctatgatacataaatttttaatgataatatatataattaatttatgcaAGTATTAAATTGAatcatttgaaattaaaatatataaataaataaaattaggtcAAACTAATtagattattggaaattttatataaacatgttaattttataatatatatttgactttaaacataaatccactccatttaaacaaaaataagaacattgaagtatattttgttttcaaaaacataaaattaatcttAGGGagttcattttaaattatttttcacacaAGTAATTACaagtattataattattttttcacttaTGACATCTTGCATCAATCAACCGATCTactatatatataccattttgTATGTGGCGTGATTGAAATATTGTTCTCTAATgtctacaatattttttttaaactattacacaacttaaaaatattatttataacttaattaagaGTTATTCATACTcatttatagttatatatatacacgaatcttaataaaaatgaatgcaagatacaattatcaataattaaacatgataatatataatatatttttatttttttataaaactaaaatattgataataatttaGAGTAGTTTATGATATGTCACGAAATTATTAACCTAACTATATATAgctaaattgaaaaaaattatattttgtcacAATATTTTAGACAAATCATTATCTTACTgcaataaaattatcttatttttttttataattatctaGATTATAAtatggttttttattttattttggttgaaaatccaaattatattattgatcaaGAACtctatcaatttatttttccaatcaagattattttttagtgTAAATATTCTCAACATAACATACATGAACTTATTATGTTATATTACTAGCTAGCTAGTTGCATTACATTTAATTAAGATCAGCTATATAGGTTAATTTTcccctaaaaattaaaaaacaaaacctTATAAAATGTGACAAATGTGTACCAAATTTCTCATAATTTTGTGCAACTGATTTTAGTTCGAATCCTCCTTTCGAGAATGGATCTTACTTTCAATAATAAATGCACAAAACACTATACtataattaactatataaatatatttatatatttatataatatataatcatagcCTTAGCTCCAAATCCACCTCCTCGTTACCATTCATCTGGCTGTAAATTTTGGTTTCTCCTCGTTCTTTCTTCTGCTTCTTTTGTATGTCCtacaatattcataatatatatattagattgcattataattaatttcttataattgaatatatatatttatacctcTTGTGGGTTAAAGAAGTGTCTAGTCATGCTAGGTTGAGCAAAATGGTGCCCCTCTGGTATGCCATTACTAGTTATATTCCACCTGATTTAATCAATTGTaaagatcatatatatatatatatatatataatcttatttaatgATGTTTTAATTACCAAAGAATCAAATATGAAATCCAAATCTTTTATGGGTATAGACTCAATTATCTTTTTCTTTCACAACAAGTCATGATTTTTGTATAACAAATTCTCAAGTTACAAGATATATACCTTGTTGTGGTAGCTTGGGAATCACCAAAGCTGATGTTTGCTCTGTTATGTTCATAATTCAAACCCATCTGTCAAAATGGCACAAAAAAAGGATTGAAAAAAGAGAATATGCCATAAAATCATCAATTTAGGGCACATTTATCAAAAGATTTCATAAAAAATCTCATGcatgaattaataattagttataagaATTACCAGAAAATTTTGTGGATGAGGTTGAAACCCATATGAGCATATGGATGAAGAATTAGATGGTGTTGAAACCGATGAATTATATGCGGCCATCTGACCATGAAGTCTTATCTTCTCCAACTGAGCAACACCCAATCCTCTTTGTGGCTGCTTAGGTTTCTCTGAACTGTTGTTCTTCCTGCTTTttcttgatgatgatgatgatgatcctgAAGATCTCTGATGATCATTTGATCCTATGTTCATATGATCATTCCCtgcataataattattattattattgcttcccatcttttttttttccaaagagagatatagagagagagagatccAACTAATTGTATGGAGACTTTTCTGATCTCAAAACACTCTCTTTTAAGCTGTTTTTGATTGctagtaattattattattattgcatcGCTGTATAAGATTGAAATTAGATTTCTCCATGTGtctctctctttatatatatttatattacataGATTTTGTGCTCATTCACTAACTTCTATAATCCCATATTAAATAACTCCATCAAGTTTTCcatttatgttatatttgtcccccaaagttttttcttttcatttaaacACCTAACTTTCAAATAAGTATGAATGTAACACATTATTGAGATGACCCACTTACCCGAAGTTTCGTTAAGTTTCTGATGTTAAATTCATCAACGAGGACATAATTCACattaagaagaagaacaagattATTCAATCTCTTTATACTTGACTTCGATCTTGCATAGATATGATGTTGCAATATTGAGCGTTTTATTTTATTTCGTTTTGTTAGCAACTTATAAGAACTTgcgtatataatatttttttgttagtttGTTTACAGATAATTTTGCGATATTTGCAAAAATGTAGATCcgtaaaatttgttttattccATCAAGAATAATGTGGACCGACTAAATTCTTTGATAAAAGATTCTAACactatttttattgttattatcgttaaatattgtaaagaaaataataattagtttaaagaTGATAGAAACATATTGTCTAAATTCTCTATTCATGTTGAAAATGTATTGATTGTGCACATTCACATAGATTAGTCAATTTGTGTGTAAGCTTATCCAAATTAAAAGATATGAAATAATTCAAGGACtaaatttagaaaagaaaattttaagacAGATATCAAAATTTAAGACAAGATATCATATTTTGTATCATTAATATTGGATTTCTTACAAAtttccatttataaaaaaataaaatatttggcctcttgaataaataaaatattggaaaTTATTTGATCATATTATTTGCTTCCTTGTTAGCTAGGCTTCGTGGGGCAAATTAAATGGGATTATTGAGATGATAATTAATGCACAGGTGACAGTTGTAATCTAccatattcttttattattttgtcaatATTATTGAAACATCTTtctatatatcttttatatatgtctgcagatgttttattttaatgaaagcaagatttttatataattatccttttaaatcatattttttccATATAGATTTTCGGGTATAGAGTAtcatatataattcttttaattttagcacaactaaattaattattggaGGAACTAGAATATCAAAACATGAATTTTAGAAAACTAgcaagtaataatttttttttttttataaaaatcattttatttatatattaaatcgTGATCCAACTTAGTGGtgaaatttattaagaaaaaaaaataaagttcaaATTAGGACTCAAACAACATTATAAAGATCACCAACAAACAAACACATAAACAAATTCACATCCACATTAACTGCTGGTTCTTCATACAATAGCTCAGAAAATCGGTGAAATTGGAGAGTCGATAACGACTTCTCGGTTGCGTCGTTTGTCTAACAATTTTCGATCGTAGATTACATTCATGCGAATCTTATATGCTTCCATACAAGCCCACAGTTTTTTCtacttgtttttcttttcattgatctttttatttatttatttatcgagATTGACTTTTTCATCCATGTAACTTTTTGAAGGTTCCTTTTTATGTCGCACTTTTATGTTTTGAGTATTTTGTAGGGACTTATCATATATTTGTTAAAGGGATATATTTTCGTGAAAGTCGTCAAATCTATCTTTATGGTATAAAATTGTCAATAcacaaatattcattatttttattaaaacacatttttcttaaaaagaaaatcaaatgatATTGATCTTATTCTTGGAAGACTTTGATCTTGAAAGTGATTGTCTATGATCTTGATCTTAACTAattagaaaaaatcaaataatgcAGATTAATTAGCTTAGAAAACACTATTTAATCAGAAGATTTATCGCGAGGGAAACTTACGCCctctaatcaaaattataatttcgttaacttaaatttaaaagacAACACATgacacataattttttaatcttatcatTAAATTcggtaaaataaaatttgaaccaCAAGCGGTCCCCACTAGTAGCCTGCCTAATTTAATTAGCTTGTGTAagcaacaaaatattaaattattatttcaattgtttttttaaagtagCTTTAGTAGAAAGGAaaacttataattaaataaagcttGGACCTGAATcacaaaaataaactaatattaagATTCTAGAAAATCTCACTTATAGGGATTGTCTTCTCGTAACAAATTAAATTCTCAATCTCATTAATCGAGGCTTTGTTTCATAATTCCAGCTCATAACATTCAATGTTTAATCTAATTATATGAAGTTTATTGTAAgtgttattgtttttatttattaatgtggGTCATTACATTATGTAACTATAAGATGGTGTGTTAAATCAAATATGTTTTCAATCAACAAGCATTTATTGAGAGCTCGAATTTATGTGATCATGGAATAAATTATGttctaataaaagaaaattatagtttatttttgttcatatatTTGATAAGTGAAGCTAATTAACTATTCCCCACCAAAAATACAAAAGTCTTATTGTTTAATgaaggatttttttttgttgttgccCTCCTACTTTATTTTGATGTTGAATAGAAGTAATTAGAACTATATAAAGGATCTATAAccaaattaacattattaagttattatatttgaattttacattcaactattatttaaaataccaTATTATAAAAGAAGGTGGTTATAAAGTAAGTTGTTAATGGTTATAGTAACAATTTTGAGTGACTAAACAATCTTGTGCAAAAAAATTGTTACACTACTTATCATAAGCTAAAAAAAAGGAGTGATTGATGGCTGAAAAAGAAAagtcaaatttgatatatatatatatatataacctagaCACAAGgcaagttaattaaaaatattattcaagttattattttttttgctcATCAATATTCAAGTTATTCAACCTTTGACTTATAATgccattttaatattttattgaccaAATTACagaatatatgttattttatattgaagCTTAAGTAATTAAGATTTAGTCATGTTTTGTATTGCACAGTTTCTTCGTTTTAAGCActtaagaaatttaaaattacatggTTATTATTGTTGACAGATCATGCACAGTTACATGTTTGAGAATCAAACTAAGCCTTAGGGTCCAagacaaattttttattttttttttaaccgcAAGACTAATTTCTGCGAGTTAAGCATATAGCTCGCAAACAcgcttaattatttaatcaggCGCATAACGTGTCGTCTGATGGGCTCAAACCTAGAACCTCATGAGGCAGACCGAAGATATTCCGCTCTTATTGACGCTAGGGTAGAAGAAATATTAGAGTCCAAGACTTATGAACAAGTAGGTGTGGAATGAATcgtattatataaaatttattgcgATAACAATCTAACTAACTAGTCATTTAAAAATGTGTATTTAGTTTTGAATAagattatttgatatattattatgaataaaagaGTCATTTTCAATGACCAAATggaacttaattttataataacaaataGCGAAGACAAAAacctaacaaaatttaataatataaatgttctTTTGTAGTGAGAaattgagaattaaaaaaataaaaatacttccCAAGTAAAAACATggtgtaaaaataaataaataaataaacagtataaacttatataatttaaattctttttaatcATTCCAATCAAGTCTTCCACTTGAGAGTTGAGTCCATCAATTATCATATAATagttgttaaatataaaaataaatgtgaatgATTTTATAACttacattaataataaacaaaataagtaaaGCACATCTAGTATtaacacaaattttaataattatttttcaaaatatttttatttatttataataataataacacttaattATAAATTACCGATTGTCCAAACACAACgcaatttataaaagtaaaatgtccaaaatcatttttaaactcCAAACTACAGTGTGAAGATAAATCATTTGTCTTAGGATTtgtttagtttgaatttaaaaaaattaaaaaaataaataaatatatatatatatatatatatatatataattaaatattattttattcactcGCTTATCAATTACATGGTTTAATTtgttaactaaaaaaaaattatttctttaatttttttttatcatttaacaCCTTTTACaaaagttacaaaataaaaactcCTTTTAAAATCTccattaaacaaaattatttaaataattctatacCAAACCATTGTTTCTCCTATTTTCTTGGCAGtataaaaacaaatagacaagTTGATTCCTCCTAATAATGGCATCGgtataatcataattaattataaaattctataaaaatctATCAATAGAAGATAATGTAATTATTTAGATCTAAAAATGGTTGAAATTATGATGTTAACAGTTGTAGcatgatatataaaataatgatcagagattatttaattaataagtttgcGTGTGCATATAGATCACTTTACACCacaaaaataagattaattctTTATATATGTGATGACATACAGGTCTGTTAAAtcatatgatatttttattattcattaggTTGACATATATACGTCACATTTTAAATGTTCACATTATATGTTGtcactattttatttctttttatagttTTGGTTTTAcctaatgatttaattatttactgTCAGCAAATTATTATTGTATCGTTACTTCAACTTAATACAaagtataaatttaataattcaaatatatatatatatatatatatatatatatattattattattattattattattatgaataaacTGTAAAAAGGTAAGGTTTGGAATTATCCAATTCCAAAGCCATAATATACCAAGACATCCTCAAACTTTTAACTTccaatcaaataatattttaaacttttaaaatatcaaacatcTTTCCTTCAAGTTTTCTTATTGACCCAATTGACAATTTTGTCAGATAAATAATTGAAGAATGAATTTGGGAGAGAGAATTACGTGACGTGAtcgctgaaaaaataataattttttttctctcttttctctctttatcattttttcagtCGGTGATCTTGTTATCATTCTCTTTCTCATTCACTCTCTTAAATTCTCTCCTATATCACTCCTCACTCCTCATTTTGTTATAACACAAGGACGAGTTGGGTACAAATTTACTTTAAATATCCGAtaagttttgaaataattattctaCGATTTGAAACGTCTCAAAAGTTATTGaagatttgaatttataaataataaaattaagatagaATTAGCATTATTAATGGAGAAATTAATTTAGAGAATATCTACTGTAGATTGTGGTGCACATGCATGAACTTTTGTCCATTAATATACACGATCGATGCTAAGAAATCCCCTTGGAAGATTCtcaataaaattgtatatatattatagatatatgtgcttcttaattaattcataaaattaaattataaaaattggaACAGCTAGCTTGCAAAGGAAACGAATCCTTTTAATTATACATAGAATCAACTTTGATACTGTTTAATATTAGATTCTTCTCTTTATTATATGTActaattcttttcttttctttgtagGATTATTGGTGGAtgcaaataaatatatatttatagttattcataaataaaaataatatcttgtACACATCATAACTCATATGATATTAGCAATCATtctctttttccttttctttttttaattttaatgtaaaaaaagaaaaaagaagtaGATGACCCAAATATTAGTCGCTTTcatttaaaagttttaagttAGAATCAAACTCgtaaaaattattcttttaaaaatgatattatcatatgaataatcaaacaatatcgaaatatttataaaaatatcaattatgtTGAAAACCCATAAATACAAACCGATATTGAAATCGCTCAACTTTATGCATTCATTTTTTATCTAGTCAATAATTTCTCTTATGATTAATATTatcaatttgaaattaattgacatttttttacaaAGATTAAGATAAATGTGTTGTAATGTAGTAAGAGCGAAAACAATAATCAAACTAGACACGGTCTGAATTTATGATATAGTTTCACTTTGTGACAAATTAATCACACACAAAATATGAACAAAGCCAGCACAAAGTCAAATGTCACAAAATTATTGACacatttaaatcaaacaaaataaaaatgacattataattaatgatcaattaagagtaaaaaaaatagtataaagtTCCTAAATTAGGATGATTGTTGGATTCCATGTGGGATTAGCTTCATGGGTAAGAAATTCCTTGATTCTTAAACAAAAAGGCAATGGAAAATCTCTTATTATATATCACAAGATCCCTATAAAGATGTTGCAGTTTCAGATAAagctattaattaattaattaattaattaatcattattgAATGCATCAtaacatatacat is drawn from Impatiens glandulifera chromosome 3, dImpGla2.1, whole genome shotgun sequence and contains these coding sequences:
- the LOC124929836 gene encoding protein SPEAR1-like, which encodes MNIGSNDHQRSSGSSSSSSRKSRKNNSSEKPKQPQRGLGVAQLEKIRLHGQMAAYNSSVSTPSNSSSICSYGFQPHPQNFLMGLNYEHNRANISFGDSQATTTREEGSMGLLKSVEKFKPQAGCRFAIYAYWWIRQSIRKAIF